A genome region from Arachis duranensis cultivar V14167 chromosome 8, aradu.V14167.gnm2.J7QH, whole genome shotgun sequence includes the following:
- the LOC107461101 gene encoding protein ANTAGONIST OF LIKE HETEROCHROMATIN PROTEIN 1-like, protein MKIQTTFLHSTLLQMKNKNKNKKKTKNRHNYYSDIEEQSHPTRRKKPRATPGRLWVKDRSGAWWDECNSPEFPEQEFRKAFRMGRATFDSICDELNSVIAKEDTTLRNAIPVRQRVAVCLWRLATGDPLRIVSKRFGLGISTCHKLVLEVCSAIKTVLMPKYLQWPNEDSLSKLKNEFESVSGIPNVVGSMYTSHVPIIAPKISVAAYFNKKHTERNQKTSYSITVQGVVDPKGVFTDVCIGWPGSMNDDQVLEKSALFQRANNGGLPKGVWIVGGSGYPLMDWVLVPYSQHNLTWTQHAFNDKIGEVQKIAKDAFERLKSRWCCLQKRTEVKLQDLPVVLGACCVLHNICELRDEEMDPDLKFDLVDDEMVPQVALRSMTSMKARDAIAHNLLHHGLAGTSFFN, encoded by the coding sequence ATGAAAATCCAAACAACCTTCCTCCATTCCACACTCCTtcaaatgaagaacaagaataagaataagaagaagaccAAGAACCGCCACAATTACTACTCCGACATCGAAGAACAATCCCACCCAACCAGGAGAAAAAAGCCACGTGCCACGCCAGGGCGGCTGTGGGTGAAGGACCGTTCCGGAGCGTGGTGGGACGAATGCAACAGCCCCGAATTCCCCGAACAAGAGTTCAGAAAAGCGTTCAGAATGGGAAGAGCAACGTTCGATTCGATCTGCGACGAGCTCAATTCGGTGATCGCCAAAGAAGACACCACCTTGAGGAACGCGATTCCGGTACGGCAGCGTGTGGCGGTTTGCCTGTGGAGGCTGGCCACCGGTGACCCTCTGAGAATCGTTTCGAAAAGGTTCGGTTTGGGAATCTCAACTTGCCATAAGCTTGTTCTTGAGGTTTGCAGCGCCATCAAAACGGTTCTTATGCCAAAGTATTTGCAGTGGCCCAATGAGGATTCTTTGAGTAAGCTGAAGAATGAGTTTGAATCTGTTTCAGGGATTCCCAATGTTGTGGGATCTATGTACACGTCACATGTTCCCATTATTGCCCCAAAGATCAGTGTTGCTGCTTATTTCAACAAGAAGCACACTGAGAGGAACCAGAAGACTAGTTACTCTATCACTGTTCAGGGTGTCGTTGATCCCAAAGGGGTTTTCactgatgtttgcattggttgGCCTGGTTCAATGAATGATGATCAGGTTTTGGAAAAGTCTGCACTTTTTCAGAGAGCTAATAATGGGGGTTTACCTAAGGGTGTTTGGATTGTTGGAGGTTCAGGGTACCCTTTGATGGATTGGGTTTTGGTGCCTTATAGTCAGCACAATTTGACTTGGACACAGCATGCTTTCAATGACAAGATTGGAGAGGTTCAGAAGATTGCTAAGGATGCTTTTGAGAGGTTGAAGAGTAGGTGGTGCTGCTTGCAGAAGAGGACTGAGGTCAAGCTTCAGGATTTGCCTGTTGTTCTTGGGGCTTGTTGTGTTTTGCATAATATTTGTGAGCTGAGGGATGAGGAGATGGATCCTGATCTCAAGTTTGATCTTGTGGATGATGAAATGGTGCCTCAGGTAGCTCTTAGATCCATGACTTCCATGAAGGCAAGGGATGCAATTGCTCATAATCTTTTGCACCATGGACTAGCAGGGACTTCTTTCTTCAATTGA